A segment of the Catenuloplanes nepalensis genome:
CTTGCCTCTGGTCCCCTCGGGTCACCCCTCGCGCGGCACAAGCCGAACGCCCGGACCGTCGACCGCACCTGTGACGTACCAGACACCCGCCGCCCGGGCCGCAAGCGGTCCGACGGCGCACAAGCCCCCTGAAAGGTGGCGGGAGCCCGTCGAGACCTTCCCCCCGATACGCCCCCGAACGCCGAGCGACAGCAAGATCAAGCGAGACGCAGTGGGACCGCAGCCGGAGACGCAAGAAGCGGGCCGCCGCAGCGTTTTCGCTGCTGACGACCCGCTTACCGCACCTAGATGCGGAGGGCCAGGGATTCGAACCCTGGAAGAGTGTCACCACCCTTAGTGGTTTTCAAGACCACCGCCATCGGCCACTAGGCGAGCCCTCCCGGCTTCGTCGGAGGGTGTTGGGCACGCTCCGCCGCCTGGGTGTCGCAAAAAAGTTCCGGCCATGCGAACACCCGACCACCAGTTTGCCAGACCGGTTGGGGGGATTTTCAACCCCGGGGGCAGGTAGGCGTTGACAAGCGGGCCGGAAGTTTTCTACCAGCGGCGATGCGGTGGCTTGTGCCGGGTGTCGGATCGTCTGTGGATGAGGGTATAAGGAAGCGTATGCACGCGATCACGATCCCGGAGCCCGGTGGACCGGAGGCGCTCGTCTGGGCGGAGGTGCCGGATCCGGAGCCGGGGGAAGGCGAGCTGCTGATCGAGACGGCGGCGAGCGCGGTGAACCGGGCGGACCTGATGCAGCGGCAGGGGGACTATCCGCCGCCGAAGGGCGCCTCGGCGTACCCGGGACTGGAATGCTCTGGGATCGTCCTGAAAAGAGGCGAGGGCGTGACCGGGTTCGCGATCGGGGATCGGGTCTGTGCGCTGCTGTCCGGCGGTGGCTACGCGGAGCGGGTCGTGGTGCCGGCCGGGCAGGTGCTGCCGGTGCCGGCGGGCACGGACCTGGTGGACGCGGCCGCGCTGCCGGAGGTGGCGTGCACGGTCTGGTCCAACGTGGTCATGGCGGCCCACCTGGCGGCGGGTGAGACGCTGCTGGTGCACGGCGGTGGTAGCGGCATCGGCACGTTCGCGATCCAGCTGGGGCGCGCGCTGGGGGCCACGGTGGTCACCACGGCCAGCAAGGGCAAGCACGCCGCGCTGCGCGAGCTGGGCGCGGACCGGACGATCGACTACGCGAGCGAGGAGTTCGAGAGGCTCGTCACGCCGGACGTGATCCTGGACATCATGGGCGGCTCCTACCTGGCGCGGAACGTGGAGGCGCTGCGGCCGGACGGGCGTCTCGTGATCATCGGGACGCAGGGCGGGCGCAAGGCCGAGCTGCACATCTCGAAGTTGCTGGCCAAGCGCGGCACGCTGATCGCGACCGCGCTCCGGTTCCGGCCGGCGGCGCAGAAGGCGGAGATCGTCCGCCAGGTGCGTAAGCACGTGTGGCCGCTGGTCGAGTCCGGCGCGGTCCGGCCGATCGTGGACCGCCGGATCCCGATGCACGACGCCGCGGAGGCGCACCGCGTGGTCGAGTCCAGCTCGCACCTCGGCAAGGTGCTGTTAGTCGCCTGACAGCAGGATGCGCGGGCCGGGGCCGAACGCGGCCAGCTCGTCGCCGGGGTTGTAGAGCGTGCACTTCTGCAGCGACAGGCAGCCGCAGCCGATGCAGCCGGTGAGGCTGTCGCGGAGCCGTTCGAGCAGCGCGATCCGCTCCTCCAGTTTGCCGTGCCAGCCGGCGGAGAGCCGCGCCCAGTCGGCCTTGGTGGGCACGCGGCCGCCGGGCAGCGAGGCGAGCGCCTCCCTGATCTCCTCCAGCGACACGCCGACCTGCTGCGACACCCGGATGAACGCGATTCGGCGCAGCTCGGCGCGCTGATAGCGCCGCTGGTTGCCACCGGTGCGGACCGCGTGGATCAGGCCGAGGCGCTCGTAGTACCGCAACGCGGACGGCGCGACGCCACTGCGGGCCGCCATGTCGCCGATCGTGAGGAGATCCTGCATGGTCGTCACGGACTCAAAGTTAAAGCATGGTTGAGCTAGTGCCAATTCAATAAAGCGACAAACCGCATCAACGGTACGTCGGAAGTGGTTCGTCCGACATAACGCAACAACGCCCGGGTGCGAGTGCACCCGGGCGTTGTTGGATGTTTCAGGTCAGCGCGCTGCCTTGGGCTTGCGAACACGCTCGCGGGCGAGGATCCAGATGGCCTCC
Coding sequences within it:
- the soxR gene encoding redox-sensitive transcriptional activator SoxR; translation: MQDLLTIGDMAARSGVAPSALRYYERLGLIHAVRTGGNQRRYQRAELRRIAFIRVSQQVGVSLEEIREALASLPGGRVPTKADWARLSAGWHGKLEERIALLERLRDSLTGCIGCGCLSLQKCTLYNPGDELAAFGPGPRILLSGD
- a CDS encoding NAD(P)H-quinone oxidoreductase is translated as MHAITIPEPGGPEALVWAEVPDPEPGEGELLIETAASAVNRADLMQRQGDYPPPKGASAYPGLECSGIVLKRGEGVTGFAIGDRVCALLSGGGYAERVVVPAGQVLPVPAGTDLVDAAALPEVACTVWSNVVMAAHLAAGETLLVHGGGSGIGTFAIQLGRALGATVVTTASKGKHAALRELGADRTIDYASEEFERLVTPDVILDIMGGSYLARNVEALRPDGRLVIIGTQGGRKAELHISKLLAKRGTLIATALRFRPAAQKAEIVRQVRKHVWPLVESGAVRPIVDRRIPMHDAAEAHRVVESSSHLGKVLLVA